In Siphonobacter curvatus, the DNA window ACCGCGGATGGTCTAGCCGGTTTGAGTCATGCCTTTCTGAGCGTGCATCGCTGGTTACAAGCTTTTCTCGATACCGATTACTCGACGCATCAGCTTCTTTCAAACGTCCAATTTTCTTTTGAACGGAGTACCGATACCTTGCTGGACTGTATTCGCATCCGGGCCTTTCGCTTACTGCTGGCCCAGTGGCAGCAGGCCTTCAGCCCAGCAGTTCCAACGCCCTTATTTATTCATTTACATCCAGGTGATTACCCTGACTGGTTACTAGCTCAAGTCAATGCGTATACGGTCGGTACAAAAGCAGCTATCCCTACAGAAAACTATTCAGAAGCTTTTTTACAGGCCCTTACTTGGTTCGTCGCTCAAAAAGTATGGGCAAACGTGATGATTTCCATGGAATGATACCGATTTTTATAGGTGTCTTACGTCCGTCGGCAACGACTCTGTTTTAACCTCTTACTTGAAATCGCATGCTTCGCTCCCTTTTTGTACTTACGTTGTCCGCCCTTTTTTGTACGAATTGTGTATCCGTTCGGTCCAATACGAAAGCGGGTAGCGTACCCGCTTTTCAGCGATTGTTAGTCGTCCTAGAGGATACGCCTCGGGAAACGAGCAATGCCCAACGATTTTTGAAAGAATGCCCTGCCAACTACACCCTTTGTACGGCCTCCTACCAACCCGCTCTGGCATTCGATTCGCTGTCAGACTTCATTACCGAGCAAAATCAGACGTGTCAGGCGGAGGTAGCTTTGATTGTTCGTCGCACGCGGTCGCTCGTACGAACGGATTCCTATAATCGCACGCGGGTAACGGGCCAAGTGTATCAGCTTGAACTGCAGAATTTACCATCGCTTCAGCCCTTCTGGAAAGCCGAGATTAAAGCGGAAGGCACCGATAAGGTACCCGTTACGGCCATTTTTAAGCGACTAGCTAAAGATGGTATCCTGCAGCAGTCCGTAGCCAGTCGATAAAAAAGCTTTAATTTTAAAACTATTCTTATATTTTTTTATACCATTTCAAGTAAAGTATAGCCTACAAGGCAGGAAGTGCCAGCGTTTTTTTTATTTTTGAGTTTTCTAATTTACCTTATTAGGGGGTGCTTCAACCGTTTTCGTAGATCAAATGCTGCTATTAAGGCTAGGCTTTCTAGATATTGATTTTCTTGACCTGATTGATATTGGACTGGTTGCATTCCTACTCTATCAGGTGTATTTTCTCATTAAAGGCAGTATTGCTAGCCGCGTTTTTCTGGGCTATTTGCTGGTGTATGGCATTTACCTCATTGTCCGGGCATTGGGCATGGAATTATTGTCCACCATTCTGGGACAATTCATGGAAATCGGTGTACTAGCTTTAGTAGTGATTTTCCAGCCTGAAATTCGAAGGTTTCTTATTTTTGTAGGCCGCTCGACTAATCTGCAACAGTATCCCATTCTACACCGCATTTTTAATCAGAAATCCGAAAAACAGAGTAACTGGGAATTACAACCCGTGATTGATGCCGTTAAGAAATTAGCTGCCACGCGTACTGGAGCATTGATTGTAATCAAAAAAGAAGATCCCCTGAAGCGTTACATTGAGTCCGGCGATGCCCTGGATGCACAGTTATCACGAGCCCTTTTACTAGCTATTTTTCAGAAGAACGGACCTTTGCACGACGGAGCCGTCATCATTTCCGATCATCGCATTAAAGCCGCCCGCTGTATGCTTCCCATTTCCGAAAATCCGGATTTACCGGCCATTCTGGGCTTTCGTCATCGGGCAGCCATTGGTCTTTCCGAACACTCAGACGCGGCAGTTATCGTTGTTTCTGAAGAACGAGGGGAAATTTCCATGGCAACGGAAGGCGGTGAGCTCCATCGCCACCTTCCGATTCATGAATTACAAAATCAGTTAGTCGATTACTTACGCCAACGCTAATTGCTATCTTTCTTCACCGCCCGGCGATAGGTCTGTATCGCCCGCTCCCGAGCGGTTTCGTGCTCTACTATGGGATCGGGGTAGTCCACCTGATCTATTTCGGGTACCCATTTCTTCACGTATTGTCCCTTGGGATCAAACTTCTTCGCCTGCAAAGCTGGATTGAAAACCCTAAAATAAGGCGAGGCGTCACAACCACTTCCGGCGGCCCACTGCCAGCCCCCATTATTGGCAGAAAAGTCATAATCCAGTAATTTCTTAGCAAAATATGCTTCTCCCCAACGCCAGTCGATGAGCAGGTGTTTGGCAAGAAAACTGGCCGTTACCATACGAATCCGGTTGTGCATGAAGCCGGTTTCATTCATCTGCCGCATGCCTGCATCCACGAGTGGATACCCCGTGCGGCCCTGGCACCAAGCTTCAAATTCTGCCTCATTGTTCCGCCATTGGATTCGGTCGTACTCTTTCCGAAAGGCGTGACCCGTATTAATATGCGGGAAATGGTACAAAACCTGAAAATAAAAATCCCGCCAAATCAATTCATTCAGATACGTCGGACTTAACTCTTGAGCCTTCCGAGCCAATTCACGAATGGATACGGTACCGAATCGCAGGTGAATAGACATGCGGGAGGTCGCCTCTAAAGCTGGATAATCCCGCTTTTCAGCGTAGGTTTCGATGGTAGCTACGGGAATTTCCTGAGCGGGGAAGGGTTTGCCTAGGGCTTCAAAATTCATCGATTCCAGCGTGGGAACTCCAGAAAAAGAACCCTGATAAAATTGTTTGAAGTACTTCTCGGTGGGATACGAACGCAGATAAAAATCATTCACCTTAGCTTTCCAGGCCTTACTGTAAGGAGTAAAAACGCTGTAGGGTTTGCCCGCTTTACTGAGTACTTCATCGCGATCAAAAATACATTGGTCTTTGTAGCTGTAGAGCGGGATATCCTGACTTTCCAGTAAGGTCCGAACGGCTGCATCACGATCAATCGCGTACTGCTCATAATCGTGATTGATGTGTACCTGAGCGATATTGTATTGCTGGAGTAGCTGCTTCCAAACCGGTAACGGTCGGTCGTAATAGACTAGTAGATCCGAACCGTGTTGCTGTAAGGCGGTCTGTAGCTGAGTAACCGTTTGGTGAATAAACTCAACCCGGCGATCGCGGCGATCGTCTAGATCGTCCAGAATTTCCCGATCAAAAATAAAGAGTACGACTACCGGATGACCACTCCGTAGGGCATGATACAAGGCAGCCTGGTCTTGTAGACGCAAATCCCGGCGTAGCCAACAAATGGTAATTTTTTCCTTCATATCGAAGTTCTCTTACAAAAAACAGACCAGGGTTCTCAGGAAAGAATCCGTCGATTTCTTTGACTTTGTAAGCTTTTCCTGATACGTTCGCAAATGGCATTATGTTTTTGCCTGATGTATCGAATCAGTTTGGGATCCGGTTTTCCCAGCCCGTTCTTTCGCCGTATTGATTCTAATCCTTTTTTATTCGCAGCAGACCGCTTTATTTTAATTCTATGTTTCTCTATAACATCACGTATAATATCGAACATGCCGCTCACGATGAATGGATCCAATGGATGAAGCACACCCATGTTCCAGCGGTGTTAGCCACGAATCTGCCCATTGGTAACCGCATTTTCAAGCTGCTTACTGAAATTGATAACGGCGGCGTCACGTACTCTTTTCAATTTTTCTTCGCTGATCAAGAGGATTATAATACGTACATTACTGAACACTCGTCCCGTCTTGCGGCTGAAGTGGACCGCCGATACGGCAGTCAATACGTAGTCTTCCGTACGCTTCTTCAGGAAATTGTATAAATAGTTTAAGTGAGCCGAACTTTCGTTTGTGACCCAGCTGTTTTGCTGGCGTTGTGATTAATGAGGTAAACCCCTCTAAGTTTACGTCTATCTTCTGGAAACGGTCACAATAAAGCGTTTCTTCGTAGCTCACTTCAACTATCCCTTTCATGAGTTCTCTACAACTCGAGTCCTTATTTCCCCT includes these proteins:
- a CDS encoding DUF4286 family protein; its protein translation is MFLYNITYNIEHAAHDEWIQWMKHTHVPAVLATNLPIGNRIFKLLTEIDNGGVTYSFQFFFADQEDYNTYITEHSSRLAAEVDRRYGSQYVVFRTLLQEIV
- a CDS encoding cryptochrome/photolyase family protein; amino-acid sequence: MKEKITICWLRRDLRLQDQAALYHALRSGHPVVVLFIFDREILDDLDDRRDRRVEFIHQTVTQLQTALQQHGSDLLVYYDRPLPVWKQLLQQYNIAQVHINHDYEQYAIDRDAAVRTLLESQDIPLYSYKDQCIFDRDEVLSKAGKPYSVFTPYSKAWKAKVNDFYLRSYPTEKYFKQFYQGSFSGVPTLESMNFEALGKPFPAQEIPVATIETYAEKRDYPALEATSRMSIHLRFGTVSIRELARKAQELSPTYLNELIWRDFYFQVLYHFPHINTGHAFRKEYDRIQWRNNEAEFEAWCQGRTGYPLVDAGMRQMNETGFMHNRIRMVTASFLAKHLLIDWRWGEAYFAKKLLDYDFSANNGGWQWAAGSGCDASPYFRVFNPALQAKKFDPKGQYVKKWVPEIDQVDYPDPIVEHETARERAIQTYRRAVKKDSN
- the cdaA gene encoding diadenylate cyclase CdaA; protein product: MLLLRLGFLDIDFLDLIDIGLVAFLLYQVYFLIKGSIASRVFLGYLLVYGIYLIVRALGMELLSTILGQFMEIGVLALVVIFQPEIRRFLIFVGRSTNLQQYPILHRIFNQKSEKQSNWELQPVIDAVKKLAATRTGALIVIKKEDPLKRYIESGDALDAQLSRALLLAIFQKNGPLHDGAVIISDHRIKAARCMLPISENPDLPAILGFRHRAAIGLSEHSDAAVIVVSEERGEISMATEGGELHRHLPIHELQNQLVDYLRQR